DNA sequence from the Gordonia polyisoprenivorans genome:
ACATGATCACCGCGAGTCCTTGACGCTGAACACGACTGACCCACCCGGAGAACACCCCGCCGACGACGGCGCCCGCCGAGATCGCGACGAACAACAGCGCAAAGGCGAGGCCACCGCCGGACGGCCCACCGAAATTCTCGTGCGCCATCTGCGGGAACAGCGCCCGCGGCATACCGAAGATCATCGCGATCAGATCGACGAGGAAGGATGCCATCAGCACCTTGTGGCGGGCGAGGTAGGTCAACCCGTCGATCACCGACCGCAATCCCGCGACCTTCGGCGCATGCTCGCTCTCCGGACGCAGCGCAGGCAGCAGGATCACCGCCCACAGTGTGGCGAACAGGAAGATCGTGTCGATCAGGTACAGCACCGAATACCCCAGCACCGGGATCAACGCGCCACCGACGAGCGGCCCGGCGATCGCGCCCGCCTGCATCACCGTCATGTTCAGCGACAACGCCGCCGGCAGTTCGGACGCGGGCAACAGCCGCGGAAGCACCGCGGTTCGCGTCGGCTGGTTGACCGCAAAAAAGGCCTGCTGAACGGTGAAGAGCGACAGGATGATCCAGACGTTGTTCCAGCCCATCGCCGACTGCACCCAGAACAGCGCACTGGTGCCGATGAGTCCGACAGTGGTGACAACCAGGATGAGCCGGCGATCCATGACGTCGGCAAGCGCCCCGC
Encoded proteins:
- a CDS encoding MFS transporter, whose product is MRRLLADTRPLSNRYFRRLWWANIVTVIGAQLTVVAVPAQIYEITGSSAYVGLTGVFGLVPLVVFGLWGGALADVMDRRLILVVTTVGLIGTSALFWVQSAMGWNNVWIILSLFTVQQAFFAVNQPTRTAVLPRLLPASELPAALSLNMTVMQAGAIAGPLVGGALIPVLGYSVLYLIDTIFLFATLWAVILLPALRPESEHAPKVAGLRSVIDGLTYLARHKVLMASFLVDLIAMIFGMPRALFPQMAHENFGGPSGGGLAFALLFVAISAGAVVGGVFSGWVSRVQRQGLAVIMCILIWGVAIALSGVAVGFAGGSALPWLPVVLVLLMIGGAADMASAAFRQSILLAAANDEVRGRLQGVFIVVVAGGPRIADVAHGSAAAVVGVAATTAFGGAAVVVLTIVAALFIPAFVRYRVGQHA